Proteins co-encoded in one Cupriavidus taiwanensis genomic window:
- a CDS encoding nuclear transport factor 2 family protein, producing MDISLPDAVSTFFQVSNGAAPSSLRRAFSENAVVHDEGQTYQGHEAIETWLAEAQRKYAYSVEPLTFVQDDARVTVVAQYAGNFPGGLADLKHIFRLTDHKIEFLEIH from the coding sequence ATGGACATTTCACTACCCGATGCGGTCTCCACTTTTTTTCAGGTGAGCAATGGTGCCGCGCCTTCATCGCTGCGGCGTGCTTTTTCCGAAAACGCCGTTGTTCACGATGAAGGCCAGACGTATCAGGGACACGAAGCAATCGAAACCTGGCTGGCGGAAGCGCAGCGCAAGTATGCCTATAGCGTAGAGCCGTTGACGTTCGTGCAAGACGACGCCCGCGTCACTGTCGTGGCCCAATATGCTGGCAACTTCCCCGGAGGTCTCGCCGACCTGAAACATATATTCCGGCTCACGGACCACAAGATTGAATTTCTAGAGATCCACTGA
- a CDS encoding ParA family protein: protein MRRVVFNQKGGVGKSTIVCNLAAISAREGLRTLVVDLDAQGNSTQYLMGAQAREAGPTAASFFETSLTYNFKPVDVTSFVRPTPFENLDVMPSHPDLDALHGKLESRYKIYKLRDALLELDAVYDAIYIDTPPALNFYTRSALIAVERCLIPFDCDDFSRRALYSLLDNVKEIQQDHNDGLQVEGIVINQFQPRASLPAKLVEELVSEGLPVLESRLSASVKIRESHQYATPMIHLDPRHKLAQEYLALHRELAG, encoded by the coding sequence ATGCGGCGCGTCGTATTCAATCAGAAGGGTGGGGTCGGAAAATCAACCATTGTATGCAACCTCGCCGCGATCAGCGCCCGCGAAGGCTTGCGCACCCTCGTCGTTGACCTGGATGCGCAGGGCAACTCGACCCAGTATCTGATGGGCGCGCAGGCCAGAGAGGCCGGTCCGACCGCGGCAAGCTTCTTCGAGACGTCCCTGACCTACAATTTCAAGCCGGTCGACGTGACGTCCTTTGTCCGCCCGACGCCGTTTGAGAACCTGGATGTGATGCCATCGCATCCTGACCTGGACGCGCTGCATGGCAAGCTGGAATCCCGCTACAAGATCTACAAGCTGCGCGACGCCCTGCTTGAACTGGATGCCGTCTATGACGCCATCTACATCGACACGCCCCCAGCCCTGAATTTTTATACCCGGTCCGCGCTGATTGCCGTGGAGCGCTGCCTGATCCCGTTCGATTGCGATGACTTTTCGCGCCGGGCCCTGTACTCGCTGCTCGACAATGTGAAGGAAATCCAGCAGGACCACAACGACGGGCTGCAGGTCGAGGGCATCGTGATCAACCAGTTCCAGCCGCGTGCAAGCTTGCCGGCGAAACTGGTCGAAGAACTGGTAAGCGAGGGCCTGCCGGTACTTGAATCACGGCTCTCTGCGTCGGTGAAGATCCGGGAATCGCACCAGTACGCTACCCCCATGATCCACCTGGACCCGCGCCACAAGCTGGCGCAGGAATATCTGGCGTTGCACCGCGAGCTCGCCGGCTGA
- a CDS encoding siderophore biosynthesis protein encodes MQEIFILAHVPTPAVNDGFLPAARALGRSVVLLTDCADAHRAHFAGTGLPAYPQDIVPCDVFNPLAVIDALTRRGGKPAAVFSNSDHLQAATAIASAYFGLPGKDWRTAYAAKNKAEMRRRLAESGIDTLWHAVVCDRAGLAALADVPMPCIVKPREGVASQQVSLARSRAELAEHCGAIWARHPGQALLLEEYLEGPLYTLETLGDGKALRALGGFRVTLSPPPYFVELEAVWGTGLPASVEAEVLDTIRRFGIGFGACHTEYVLTANGPRLIEINYRSIGDYREFLLSDTLQFPLFEQILRLHLGEALPALEVPRRAAWIRYFTAQAEGTLRHAPAHSQHEGDGVRLTYQPLRKVGEAIQLTNSNKDYLGVLRGCGPDSAGLAAAVELASSKLAWEIAQ; translated from the coding sequence ATGCAAGAGATTTTCATACTCGCTCACGTACCGACCCCCGCCGTCAACGACGGCTTCCTGCCGGCGGCGCGCGCGCTCGGGCGCTCCGTCGTCTTGTTGACGGATTGTGCCGATGCCCATCGCGCCCACTTTGCCGGCACCGGCCTGCCCGCCTACCCGCAAGACATCGTCCCGTGCGATGTCTTCAACCCGCTGGCGGTGATCGACGCCCTCACCCGCCGCGGCGGCAAGCCCGCGGCCGTGTTTTCCAACAGCGATCACCTGCAGGCGGCCACTGCCATCGCATCGGCGTACTTTGGCCTGCCGGGCAAGGACTGGCGCACCGCCTACGCCGCCAAGAACAAGGCAGAGATGCGGCGACGCCTGGCAGAGTCGGGCATCGACACGCTCTGGCACGCAGTGGTTTGCGACCGCGCCGGCCTGGCCGCGCTTGCCGATGTGCCGATGCCGTGCATCGTCAAGCCGCGCGAAGGCGTGGCCAGCCAGCAGGTCAGCCTGGCGCGCAGCCGCGCCGAGCTGGCCGAGCATTGCGGCGCGATCTGGGCCCGGCACCCGGGTCAGGCATTGCTGCTGGAAGAATACCTGGAGGGCCCGCTGTATACGCTCGAAACGCTGGGCGATGGCAAGGCGCTGCGCGCGCTGGGCGGCTTCCGCGTGACCCTGTCGCCGCCGCCGTACTTCGTTGAGCTGGAAGCGGTATGGGGCACCGGCCTGCCCGCCTCGGTCGAAGCCGAAGTGCTGGACACCATCCGCCGCTTCGGCATCGGTTTCGGCGCCTGCCATACCGAATACGTCCTGACCGCGAACGGCCCGCGCCTGATCGAGATCAACTACCGCAGCATCGGCGACTACCGCGAGTTCCTGCTGTCCGACACGCTGCAGTTCCCGCTGTTCGAGCAGATCCTGCGCCTGCACCTGGGCGAGGCGCTGCCAGCGCTCGAGGTGCCGCGGCGCGCGGCGTGGATTCGCTATTTCACCGCGCAGGCCGAAGGCACGCTGCGCCACGCGCCGGCACACAGCCAGCATGAAGGCGACGGGGTCCGGCTGACCTACCAGCCGCTGCGCAAGGTGGGAGAGGCGATCCAGCTGACCAATTCCAACAAGGATTACCTGGGCGTGCTGCGCGGCTGCGGCCCCGACAGCGCGGGCCTTGCCGCGGCGGTCGAACTGGCCAGCAGCAAGCTGGCCTGGGAGATCGCGCAATGA
- a CDS encoding 3-deoxy-D-arabino-heptulosonate 7-phosphate synthase: MDKPPLPPHPLLDATLRAVPRRYRLPDLDDACARARDASPATTLALVIEQARVALARGETPDAELKDRFTGALARMVREAMRADGGDPVFQAMVLRHRAAPVREYASLSARADQDRRAIHAAVNAVAHPGKQRSLGPGPQREALARLHAYAGAAAWNALHDAVQRLLETPRTPASVDEPPAAHGLNQLLEHPALARLRRLDTLASDPLVVEYRTLWERYGPRSGSARAVAQGLSSRQRGEAAEAQATQALEALAQRLNAAVDAPAPYRVVTSMRVPAAIPAAHQHAKSEWDVVLLRQSAGDYDSAGSTPAWDVCLLVEVKASVDAATTDFPRLLGGLRLLAQADQDAVYPFATRQGTVLLRGAALCALPSASAALARTVLYCCDAPAEPTPRLLSAASRMQLLSATPTLDFAAVLTAAAPVDARGLEPVWLALLERADWGAVLNQYATLRQVRELVVHTDDLLAAV; the protein is encoded by the coding sequence ATGGACAAGCCCCCGCTGCCACCACACCCGTTGCTCGATGCGACGCTGCGCGCCGTTCCGCGCCGCTATCGCTTGCCGGACCTCGACGATGCTTGTGCGCGAGCGCGGGATGCCAGTCCAGCGACGACGCTCGCACTCGTGATCGAACAGGCCCGCGTCGCGCTGGCGCGTGGCGAAACGCCGGATGCGGAGTTGAAGGATCGCTTCACCGGCGCGCTCGCACGCATGGTGCGCGAAGCAATGCGGGCGGATGGCGGCGATCCGGTGTTCCAGGCGATGGTTCTGCGGCATCGGGCCGCGCCGGTGCGCGAGTACGCGTCGCTGTCCGCGCGCGCGGACCAGGACCGCCGCGCGATCCACGCCGCGGTCAATGCGGTCGCGCATCCCGGCAAGCAGCGAAGCCTCGGCCCTGGCCCGCAACGCGAGGCGCTGGCCCGGCTGCATGCATACGCGGGCGCTGCAGCCTGGAACGCGCTCCACGACGCGGTGCAGCGGTTGCTGGAGACGCCGCGGACGCCTGCGTCGGTCGACGAACCCCCAGCAGCACACGGTCTGAACCAGTTGCTGGAACACCCGGCCCTGGCACGTCTGCGGCGCCTGGATACGCTGGCGTCGGACCCGCTCGTCGTGGAATACCGGACGCTGTGGGAACGCTACGGTCCGCGCTCGGGCAGCGCTCGTGCCGTTGCGCAAGGCTTGTCGTCACGGCAGCGCGGCGAAGCCGCGGAGGCGCAGGCGACGCAGGCGCTCGAGGCACTGGCGCAGCGGCTGAATGCCGCGGTGGACGCACCGGCACCCTATCGCGTGGTGACGTCGATGCGCGTACCGGCCGCGATCCCGGCCGCGCATCAGCACGCCAAAAGCGAATGGGATGTGGTGCTGCTCAGGCAATCTGCCGGAGACTATGACAGTGCCGGAAGCACTCCGGCCTGGGATGTGTGCCTGCTGGTCGAGGTCAAGGCCTCCGTCGATGCTGCCACCACGGATTTTCCGCGGCTGCTGGGGGGCTTGCGGCTGCTGGCGCAGGCGGACCAGGACGCCGTGTATCCGTTCGCGACCCGGCAAGGCACGGTGCTGCTGCGCGGCGCCGCTCTGTGCGCCCTGCCCTCCGCATCCGCGGCGCTGGCCCGCACGGTGCTCTATTGCTGCGATGCGCCGGCCGAGCCGACACCACGCCTGCTCAGCGCCGCCAGCCGGATGCAATTGCTGTCAGCAACGCCGACGCTGGACTTCGCCGCGGTCCTGACGGCGGCTGCGCCTGTCGACGCGCGCGGGCTCGAGCCGGTCTGGCTGGCGCTGCTGGAAAGGGCCGACTGGGGTGCCGTGCTGAACCAGTACGCAACCCTGCGGCAGGTCCGTGAACTGGTGGTGCATACGGACGACTTGCTGGCGGCGGTGTAG
- a CDS encoding MFS transporter: protein MSAGTRQVVAVVMLCHFIAAFAALGMPPFFALILQRSLHNDVPWLAGAFYVVPTLLAALSAPWWGRLADRFGKKPLLMRAQLGLAASFLLASYATSSSAFLAALVLQGVLGGTFSASNAYLATVASGTTLTRSLTAMQWSARAALVAAPACLGLWMGAESPLVLYRWLALLPLAAAALIAWLPAGDATGTARRPAARSGGATTAAPATPRQIYVLQFAFVFATVATFPYFIPDLQHRMPALSTAAAGLLFGLPHLVYLAAAPLLSRRLGLAPSLTLLATAYGTLALALLAQAASLGLPALVAWRLLMGIAMTAGFIALHALVASVVHAGNAGRTFGWFESSSKWGGVAAGLGAGAAVSLGGQRAPYLLGAALLAPAVAYLVLTARQRMSPL, encoded by the coding sequence ATGAGCGCCGGCACGCGGCAGGTTGTCGCGGTGGTCATGCTGTGCCATTTCATCGCCGCGTTCGCGGCGCTGGGCATGCCGCCGTTCTTCGCGCTGATCCTGCAGCGCTCGTTGCACAACGACGTGCCGTGGCTCGCGGGCGCGTTCTATGTGGTACCAACGCTGCTGGCGGCGCTCTCGGCGCCATGGTGGGGCCGGCTCGCGGACCGCTTCGGCAAGAAGCCGCTGCTGATGCGCGCGCAACTGGGGCTGGCGGCAAGCTTCCTGCTCGCCAGCTATGCGACCAGCTCGTCTGCGTTCCTGGCGGCGCTGGTGCTGCAGGGCGTGCTGGGCGGCACGTTCTCGGCCTCCAACGCCTACCTGGCCACGGTCGCCAGCGGCACCACCCTCACGCGCAGCCTGACGGCGATGCAGTGGTCGGCGCGCGCCGCGCTGGTGGCGGCGCCCGCCTGCCTCGGCCTGTGGATGGGGGCCGAATCACCGCTCGTGCTGTACCGCTGGCTGGCGCTGCTGCCGCTGGCCGCCGCGGCGCTGATCGCCTGGCTGCCCGCGGGCGACGCCACCGGCACGGCGCGGCGGCCGGCGGCACGCTCCGGCGGCGCCACCACGGCGGCGCCGGCCACGCCGCGGCAGATCTATGTGCTGCAGTTCGCGTTCGTATTTGCCACCGTGGCCACGTTTCCCTACTTCATCCCGGACCTGCAGCACCGCATGCCCGCCCTCTCCACGGCCGCAGCCGGGCTGCTGTTCGGGCTGCCCCACCTGGTGTACCTGGCCGCGGCACCGCTGCTGTCGCGGCGGCTGGGGCTGGCGCCGTCGCTGACGCTGCTTGCCACCGCCTACGGCACGCTGGCGCTCGCGCTGCTGGCGCAGGCCGCGTCCCTGGGGCTGCCGGCGCTGGTGGCGTGGCGGCTGCTGATGGGCATCGCCATGACGGCCGGCTTTATCGCGCTGCATGCGCTGGTCGCCAGCGTGGTGCACGCGGGCAACGCCGGCCGCACCTTCGGCTGGTTCGAAAGCAGTTCGAAATGGGGCGGCGTCGCGGCCGGGCTTGGCGCCGGCGCGGCGGTCAGCCTGGGCGGCCAGCGCGCGCCCTACCTGCTTGGCGCGGCGTTGCTGGCGCCGGCCGTCGCCTACCTGGTCCTTACCGCCCGACAGCGGATGAGCCCGCTCTGA
- a CDS encoding IucA/IucC family protein, with protein sequence MSARMPDQPSRSAHATDADVDYICVRVVDTLLREDVRACVSRGELYGAGAVPGAAHGFDAGQQWLRLPRLGAGTLWVPVTPTRYMQEWRLTRLPVLHQADGAFAPLHEIDTILAAFADGLPDEDARLFTAYGDECRAAAAHRTVSMAERARWFAQADSAGGYALPAWNQRMLHYDRVAGFLDHPYYPTARAKLGFAGADLARYAPEFQPAFALNWLAVPRQLHHGSGDALPPNWPDFAEVGLDPALARSHALVPVHPFVWQHHLDGFLVDAGLDGQVIRAPRACLRVTPTLSVRSLVVLDAPAWHIKLPLTIRTLGAKNIRTIKPSTIGDGHRIQTLLGDIVRQEPALHGQVLLTDEANGAHVEQRPFLGYILRRYPEQQLADKTVVPVAGLLAETASGLCVAEELAGRYHGGDLEAWLDAYLALTLQLHLTLWLRYGVALESNQQNSMLVYDADGLRLMLKDNDAARIDRTLLARRWPALAARLEGLEDQRIGVDAALPLAQMFVTITLQLNIAALVEGLAQRRGSDPAAGYAGVRRHVEAILADLAAAGEDAAYARQVLLDDERLHLKYLLTAASLAAKAQTGATDVNKFYGKRAPNFLRVAA encoded by the coding sequence ATGAGCGCCCGCATGCCCGACCAACCGTCCCGGTCCGCCCATGCTACCGACGCCGATGTGGATTACATCTGCGTTCGCGTCGTCGACACCCTGCTGCGCGAGGACGTGCGCGCCTGCGTCAGCCGCGGCGAGTTGTATGGCGCTGGCGCGGTACCGGGCGCCGCGCATGGTTTCGACGCCGGCCAGCAGTGGCTGCGCCTGCCGCGCCTTGGCGCCGGCACGCTGTGGGTCCCGGTAACACCCACGCGCTACATGCAGGAATGGCGCCTGACCCGCCTGCCCGTGCTGCACCAGGCGGACGGCGCGTTCGCCCCGCTGCATGAGATCGACACCATCCTGGCCGCCTTTGCGGACGGGCTGCCCGACGAAGACGCGCGCCTGTTCACCGCCTACGGCGACGAATGCCGTGCCGCGGCCGCGCATCGCACCGTGTCGATGGCCGAGCGCGCTCGCTGGTTCGCGCAGGCCGACAGCGCGGGCGGATACGCGTTGCCCGCATGGAACCAGCGCATGCTGCACTACGATCGCGTCGCGGGCTTTCTCGACCATCCCTACTACCCCACCGCGCGCGCCAAGCTGGGCTTTGCCGGCGCCGACCTGGCCCGCTACGCGCCCGAGTTCCAGCCGGCCTTCGCGCTGAACTGGCTCGCGGTCCCGCGCCAGCTCCATCATGGCAGCGGCGACGCGTTGCCGCCGAACTGGCCGGATTTCGCCGAAGTCGGCCTCGATCCCGCGCTGGCCCGCTCGCATGCGCTGGTGCCGGTGCATCCCTTCGTCTGGCAGCATCACCTCGATGGCTTCCTCGTCGATGCCGGGCTCGACGGCCAGGTCATCCGCGCACCGCGCGCCTGCCTGCGCGTGACGCCCACCTTGTCGGTGCGCTCGCTGGTCGTGCTCGACGCTCCCGCCTGGCATATCAAGCTGCCGCTGACGATCCGCACGCTGGGCGCCAAGAACATCCGCACCATCAAGCCCAGCACCATCGGCGATGGCCATCGCATCCAGACCCTGCTTGGCGACATTGTCCGGCAGGAGCCCGCCCTGCACGGGCAGGTGCTGCTGACCGACGAAGCCAACGGCGCCCATGTCGAGCAGCGCCCGTTCCTGGGCTATATCCTGCGCCGCTATCCCGAGCAGCAACTGGCGGACAAGACGGTGGTCCCGGTGGCGGGCCTGCTGGCTGAAACCGCCAGTGGCCTGTGCGTGGCCGAGGAACTCGCCGGCCGCTATCACGGCGGCGATCTCGAGGCCTGGCTCGACGCCTACCTGGCGCTGACCCTGCAGCTGCACCTGACGCTGTGGCTGCGTTATGGCGTGGCGCTGGAATCCAACCAGCAGAACTCGATGCTGGTCTACGACGCCGATGGCCTGCGCCTGATGCTCAAGGACAACGATGCCGCGCGCATCGACCGCACCCTGCTCGCGCGCCGCTGGCCGGCACTGGCGGCCCGCCTCGAAGGCCTGGAAGACCAGCGCATCGGCGTCGACGCGGCGCTGCCGCTGGCGCAGATGTTCGTCACCATCACGCTGCAGCTGAACATCGCGGCGCTGGTGGAAGGCCTGGCGCAGCGTCGCGGCAGCGACCCCGCCGCGGGCTACGCGGGCGTGCGGCGCCACGTCGAGGCCATCCTGGCCGACCTGGCCGCCGCGGGTGAGGACGCCGCCTATGCGCGCCAGGTCCTGCTCGACGACGAGCGGCTGCACCTGAAGTACTTGCTGACCGCCGCGTCGCTGGCGGCTAAGGCCCAGACCGGCGCCACCGACGTCAACAAGTTCTATGGCAAGCGTGCCCCCAATTTCCTCAGGGTGGCCGCATGA
- a CDS encoding helix-turn-helix transcriptional regulator, with translation MLAIFPLYQAWDLYQLVSSGPSFHLYAETAATIAFLVILGIVISERRRASHAFETLKHSADAAARAAAERDAAAQRSTRDFLQSMQEQFERWGLTPAERDVALLLVKGLSLEEIAGVRETGAKTVRQHAANLYAKAKVSGRHQLAAFFFEDLLAPRPDSGA, from the coding sequence ATGCTTGCCATCTTCCCGCTTTATCAGGCATGGGACCTGTACCAGCTTGTCAGCAGCGGGCCGTCGTTTCACCTCTATGCCGAAACAGCGGCGACGATTGCGTTCCTGGTGATCCTCGGCATCGTGATCAGTGAGCGCCGGCGTGCCTCGCACGCGTTCGAAACGCTCAAGCATTCGGCCGATGCCGCAGCGCGCGCGGCGGCTGAACGCGACGCTGCCGCACAACGGTCCACGCGCGATTTCCTGCAGTCGATGCAGGAGCAGTTCGAGCGCTGGGGCCTGACCCCGGCCGAAAGGGACGTCGCGTTACTGCTGGTCAAGGGCCTGTCTCTGGAAGAAATCGCGGGCGTGCGCGAGACCGGAGCGAAGACCGTGCGGCAGCACGCCGCCAATCTCTATGCCAAAGCCAAGGTCAGCGGGCGTCATCAGCTGGCGGCATTCTTCTTCGAAGACCTGCTGGCGCCGCGTCCTGACAGCGGAGCGTAG
- a CDS encoding IucA/IucC family protein: MRRRPLAEPAEPAEPAGLAAVAAARRCQETLLNCYCREVAAPAGQLRVGPPAGHNDWPATIAMTLQREPAQVLEVQLPNSHDRLLAVVGGAWLTGNYRYLSPVLHKAENKPWALLDWEALAALLLREMAQQHELPPNTELMEQIRNSVAVSTEVLSVPVSATIPADPVDAYIDSEQSLTFGHPFHPTPKSRQGFSDEDLLRYSPELRTRFALAWFAVPRADIAQQSLLDASCDQLIAANAPAVAADRVAVPVHPWQAGYLREHPLVRAALASGRIQDLGSHGADFFPTSSIRTLYQPGNPYFYKLSLNIRITNCVRKNAWYELESAMHVNRVLRPLLPELARAFPGLALMEEPAFLSVDLGHADLEQNRQVIEGFGLILRQSVDTLRAPDCVPLLAGSLFGNHYYGDARMQRLLTALAAQARTTVNAMTERWFSAYVEQLIYPVFHLFFAHGVIFEPHLQNVVLGLRQDMPAQLFLRDFEGVKLTPARHPASSMAGISERARSSLWYDEEQGWNRVAYCLFVNNLCEVIAQLGAGRQALNARLWSVVRHHLHTYQHRHGNAASAQRINGLLAGRPFPAKTNFSNRFFQRADRASTYVPVANPIPFAGMEAAWQ, encoded by the coding sequence ATGCGCCGCCGCCCGTTGGCTGAACCGGCTGAACCGGCTGAACCGGCAGGACTGGCAGCGGTGGCCGCCGCGCGGCGCTGCCAGGAAACGCTGCTGAACTGCTACTGCCGCGAAGTCGCGGCCCCTGCCGGCCAGTTGCGCGTCGGCCCGCCCGCCGGGCACAACGACTGGCCCGCGACCATCGCCATGACCTTGCAGCGCGAACCGGCCCAGGTGCTGGAAGTGCAGCTGCCGAATAGCCACGACCGCTTGCTGGCGGTGGTCGGCGGGGCCTGGCTGACCGGCAACTACCGCTACCTGTCGCCGGTCTTGCACAAGGCCGAGAACAAGCCATGGGCGCTGCTCGACTGGGAAGCGCTGGCCGCGCTGCTGTTGCGCGAGATGGCGCAACAGCATGAACTGCCGCCCAACACCGAGCTGATGGAGCAGATCCGCAACAGCGTCGCCGTCAGCACCGAAGTGCTGTCGGTGCCGGTATCCGCTACGATCCCGGCCGATCCGGTCGACGCCTATATCGATTCCGAACAATCGCTGACCTTCGGCCACCCCTTCCATCCCACGCCCAAAAGCCGGCAGGGCTTTTCCGACGAGGACCTGCTACGCTACTCGCCTGAGTTGCGCACGCGCTTTGCGCTGGCGTGGTTCGCGGTGCCGCGCGCCGACATCGCGCAGCAGTCGCTGCTCGATGCCAGCTGCGACCAGCTGATCGCGGCGAATGCTCCGGCCGTCGCCGCCGACCGCGTCGCGGTGCCGGTCCATCCGTGGCAGGCGGGCTACCTGCGCGAGCATCCGCTGGTGCGCGCGGCGCTGGCAAGTGGACGCATTCAGGACCTGGGGTCGCACGGCGCCGACTTCTTCCCGACCTCGTCGATCCGGACCCTGTACCAGCCCGGCAATCCGTACTTCTACAAGCTGTCGCTGAACATCCGCATCACCAACTGCGTGCGCAAGAACGCATGGTATGAGCTGGAAAGCGCGATGCATGTCAACCGCGTGCTGCGCCCGCTGCTGCCCGAGCTGGCGCGCGCGTTCCCGGGCCTGGCGCTGATGGAGGAGCCGGCGTTCCTGTCGGTCGACCTTGGGCACGCCGACCTCGAGCAGAACCGCCAGGTCATCGAAGGCTTCGGCCTGATCCTGCGCCAGAGTGTCGATACGCTGCGCGCGCCCGACTGCGTGCCGCTGCTGGCCGGCTCGCTGTTCGGCAACCACTATTACGGCGATGCGCGCATGCAGCGCCTGCTCACGGCGCTCGCCGCGCAGGCAAGGACCACGGTGAATGCCATGACCGAGCGCTGGTTCTCCGCCTATGTGGAGCAGTTGATCTACCCGGTGTTCCACCTGTTCTTCGCGCACGGCGTCATCTTCGAGCCGCACCTGCAGAACGTGGTGCTGGGCCTGCGCCAGGACATGCCGGCGCAGCTGTTCCTGCGCGACTTCGAGGGGGTCAAGCTGACGCCTGCGCGCCATCCCGCGTCGTCCATGGCCGGCATCAGCGAGCGCGCGCGGTCGTCGCTATGGTATGACGAGGAGCAGGGCTGGAACCGCGTCGCCTATTGCCTGTTCGTCAACAACCTGTGCGAAGTGATCGCGCAGCTCGGTGCCGGCCGGCAGGCCTTGAACGCGCGGCTGTGGTCGGTGGTGCGCCATCACCTCCATACCTACCAGCATCGCCACGGCAATGCGGCCTCGGCACAGCGCATTAATGGCCTGCTGGCCGGCCGCCCGTTCCCGGCCAAGACGAATTTCAGCAACCGCTTCTTCCAGCGCGCCGACCGCGCCTCGACCTACGTGCCCGTCGCCAACCCGATCCCCTTTGCCGGCATGGAGGCGGCATGGCAATGA
- a CDS encoding pseudouridine-5'-phosphate glycosidase — translation MTADLARSWLTFSAPVAAARAAGRPLVALESTIIAHGMPYPENVRTAREVEDLIRNLGAEPATIALIGGRIRIGLAHDELERLGRSGQAQKVSRRDLPAVLASGGLGATTVAGTMICAALAGIEVFVTGGIGGVHRGAQETFDISADLQELAKTSVAVVCAGAKSILDIGLTLEYLETHGVPVLSCEQDNVAAFYTRDSGFRADFRLDDPSQQARFIRTKWDLGLAGGVVLSTPVPEAAAMASGEIDALTQQALADAIAQGITGKAVTPFLLARIEALTRGRSLATNIALVKHNAEVGARLALALAQGR, via the coding sequence ATGACTGCCGACCTTGCCCGCTCCTGGTTGACCTTCAGCGCGCCCGTGGCCGCCGCACGCGCCGCCGGCCGCCCGCTCGTGGCGCTGGAATCGACCATCATCGCTCACGGCATGCCGTACCCGGAGAACGTGCGCACTGCGCGCGAAGTGGAAGACTTGATCCGCAACCTAGGCGCAGAGCCAGCGACGATCGCGCTGATCGGTGGCCGGATCCGCATCGGCCTTGCGCATGATGAACTGGAACGGCTCGGCCGCTCGGGCCAGGCACAGAAGGTCAGCCGTCGCGACCTGCCGGCCGTGCTGGCCAGCGGAGGGCTCGGCGCCACGACGGTGGCGGGCACCATGATATGCGCTGCGCTGGCCGGCATCGAGGTCTTCGTCACCGGTGGCATCGGCGGCGTGCACCGCGGTGCGCAGGAGACCTTTGACATCTCGGCCGACCTGCAGGAGCTGGCGAAGACCTCCGTGGCAGTGGTCTGTGCCGGTGCGAAGTCCATCCTGGACATCGGGCTCACACTGGAATACCTGGAGACACATGGCGTGCCGGTGCTCAGTTGCGAGCAGGACAATGTCGCTGCGTTCTACACGCGCGACAGCGGCTTTCGCGCGGATTTCAGGCTGGACGATCCATCGCAGCAGGCACGCTTCATCCGCACCAAATGGGACCTCGGCCTGGCGGGCGGCGTGGTGTTGAGCACTCCCGTGCCAGAAGCGGCGGCGATGGCATCAGGCGAAATCGACGCGCTCACGCAGCAGGCGCTCGCCGACGCCATCGCGCAGGGGATCACCGGCAAGGCCGTGACCCCCTTCCTGCTGGCGCGAATCGAGGCCCTGACACGGGGGCGCAGCCTGGCGACGAACATCGCGCTCGTCAAACACAATGCCGAGGTGGGGGCAAGGCTGGCACTGGCGCTGGCACAGGGGCGGTGA
- a CDS encoding winged helix-turn-helix transcriptional regulator — MGKEYTPDTAAVGVEAVLKLLEGRWKLVILFHLFDGKVQRFSDLEKLIPGISQKMLAQQLRQLEADGIVARKLYAQVPPKVEYRLTDWGQALCPALDALLKWAEQRNELLKAV, encoded by the coding sequence ATGGGAAAGGAATACACCCCCGACACGGCCGCAGTTGGTGTCGAAGCAGTGCTTAAATTGCTGGAAGGGCGCTGGAAGCTGGTCATCCTGTTCCACCTTTTCGATGGCAAGGTGCAGCGTTTCTCTGATCTGGAGAAGCTCATCCCTGGTATTTCGCAAAAGATGCTCGCGCAGCAGCTACGCCAGTTGGAGGCGGACGGGATCGTGGCAAGAAAGCTCTATGCCCAGGTGCCGCCCAAGGTGGAATACCGGTTGACTGATTGGGGACAAGCACTCTGTCCCGCTCTGGACGCTCTTCTCAAATGGGCGGAGCAGCGCAACGAGTTGCTAAAAGCTGTCTGA